In a genomic window of Saccharothrix sp. HUAS TT1:
- the pqqC gene encoding pyrroloquinoline-quinone synthase PqqC, which produces MLTHPLLTPSEFTARLRGLAHRYWDRHPFHLRLHEGGLGKDELRLWAANRWYYQQAIPRKDAAILANCADVEVRRAWRERIVWHDGSGPGEGGAEDWLRLAEAVGLTRDEVLDERHVLPGTRFAVDAYVTFARTRPWVEAVASGLTEMFSRGLMARRLVDMREHYPWIAEEGFAYFTARLRVIADEGRSTLDIVVGHCRTREQQEAAVAALAFKCDVLRAVLDAVDYYS; this is translated from the coding sequence GTGCTCACCCACCCGCTGTTGACCCCGTCCGAGTTCACCGCGCGGCTGCGCGGGCTGGCGCACCGCTACTGGGACCGCCACCCGTTCCACCTGCGGCTGCACGAGGGCGGGCTGGGCAAGGACGAGCTCCGGCTGTGGGCGGCCAACCGCTGGTACTACCAGCAGGCCATCCCGCGCAAGGACGCCGCGATCCTGGCCAACTGCGCCGACGTCGAGGTCCGCCGGGCGTGGCGGGAGCGGATCGTCTGGCACGACGGCAGCGGGCCGGGCGAGGGCGGCGCGGAGGACTGGCTGCGGCTGGCCGAGGCCGTCGGGCTGACCCGCGACGAGGTGCTGGACGAGCGGCACGTGCTGCCGGGCACGCGGTTCGCCGTGGACGCCTACGTGACGTTCGCCCGCACCCGGCCGTGGGTGGAGGCGGTGGCGTCCGGGCTGACCGAGATGTTCTCCCGCGGCCTGATGGCGCGCCGGCTGGTGGACATGCGCGAGCACTACCCGTGGATCGCCGAGGAGGGCTTCGCCTACTTCACCGCCAGGCTCCGGGTGATCGCCGACGAGGGGAGGTCCACGTTGGACATCGTGGTCGGCCACTGCCGCACGCGCGAGCAGCAGGAGGCGGCGGTCGCCGCGCTGGCGTTCAAGTGCGACGTGCTGCGGGCGGTGCTGGACGCCGTGGACTACTACTCGTGA
- a CDS encoding LuxR C-terminal-related transcriptional regulator has translation MRVVLGEDLVLLRDGLIRLLRAYDFDVVEAVDSGPALLEALVDHRPDVAVVDVRLPPTFTDEGLRAAIEARKRVPGLPVLVLSQYVEQLYARELLSDRGGAVGYLLKDRVSDVRQFVDAIRRVAAGGTAMDPEVITQLLARGARDRPLTTLTPREREVLSLMAEGRSNGAIAGRLFVTEKAVGKHIANIFGKLDLPLSEDDNRRVLAVLAYLDRV, from the coding sequence GTGCGAGTTGTCCTCGGTGAAGACCTCGTCCTCCTCCGGGACGGCCTGATCCGGCTGCTGCGCGCCTACGACTTCGACGTGGTGGAGGCGGTCGACAGCGGTCCCGCCCTGCTCGAGGCCCTGGTCGACCACCGCCCGGACGTGGCGGTGGTCGACGTCCGGTTGCCGCCGACGTTCACCGACGAGGGGTTGCGGGCCGCGATCGAGGCCCGCAAGCGGGTGCCCGGCCTGCCGGTCCTGGTGCTCTCGCAGTACGTCGAGCAGCTGTACGCCCGCGAGCTGCTGTCGGACCGGGGCGGCGCGGTCGGCTACCTGCTCAAGGACCGCGTGTCGGACGTGCGGCAGTTCGTGGACGCCATTCGCCGGGTCGCCGCGGGCGGCACCGCGATGGACCCCGAGGTCATCACCCAGCTGCTCGCCCGCGGCGCGCGGGACCGGCCGCTGACGACGTTGACGCCGCGCGAGCGGGAAGTGCTGTCGCTGATGGCGGAGGGCCGGTCGAACGGCGCGATCGCGGGCAGGCTGTTCGTCACCGAGAAAGCCGTCGGCAAACACATCGCGAACATCTTCGGCAAGTTGGACCTGCCGTTGTCCGAGGACGACAACCGGCGGGTGCTCGCGGTGCTGGCGTATTTGGACCGGGTGTAA
- a CDS encoding class F sortase yields MRSTSARALLTGVAVAALLASAALVATRAPDDVLGGRAAPGDAVVPHPLGDSARTGRGADLAGMPVGANPPAAPPPVTTTEPAPPPPATPPEQRPGTVRLPEGGLATLVREEVTADGVLPVPEGVGEATWWGVDLGAAEGATVLAGHVNWKGVTGPFDELWRAAVGQRVTVVDTGGREFRFEVGRVEAVRKDALPARAVELFGPRGEHRLVLVTCGGRWVGGETGYEENQVVVATPVP; encoded by the coding sequence GTGAGGTCCACTTCCGCGAGGGCACTGCTGACGGGCGTGGCGGTGGCGGCGTTGCTCGCCTCCGCCGCGCTCGTCGCCACCCGGGCGCCGGACGACGTGCTGGGCGGCAGGGCCGCGCCCGGTGACGCCGTCGTGCCGCACCCGCTGGGCGACAGCGCGCGCACCGGGCGCGGCGCCGACCTGGCCGGCATGCCGGTCGGCGCGAACCCGCCCGCCGCGCCGCCGCCGGTGACCACCACCGAACCCGCTCCCCCGCCGCCCGCGACGCCGCCCGAGCAGCGGCCGGGGACCGTGCGGCTGCCCGAGGGCGGGCTGGCGACGCTGGTGCGCGAGGAGGTCACCGCGGACGGCGTGCTGCCGGTCCCGGAGGGCGTCGGCGAGGCCACCTGGTGGGGCGTCGACCTCGGCGCGGCCGAGGGCGCGACGGTGCTGGCCGGGCACGTGAACTGGAAGGGCGTGACCGGGCCGTTCGACGAGCTGTGGCGGGCGGCGGTCGGGCAGCGGGTGACCGTGGTCGACACCGGCGGCCGGGAGTTCCGGTTCGAGGTCGGCCGGGTCGAGGCGGTGCGCAAGGACGCCCTGCCCGCGCGCGCGGTGGAGCTGTTCGGGCCGCGCGGCGAGCACCGGCTGGTGCTGGTGACGTGCGGCGGGCGGTGGGTCGGCGGCGAGACCGGCTACGAGGAGAACCAGGTCGTGGTCGCCACCCCCGTGCCATGA
- the pqqA gene encoding pyrroloquinoline quinone precursor peptide PqqA, whose amino-acid sequence MTTEPEKRPWVKPDFRDVDTPMEVTAYAARG is encoded by the coding sequence ATGACCACCGAGCCCGAGAAGCGCCCCTGGGTCAAGCCGGATTTCCGGGACGTCGACACCCCGATGGAAGTCACCGCCTACGCGGCTCGCGGCTAG
- a CDS encoding sensor histidine kinase, translating into MTDHDLVRGARARLIQAALGLARVPLCLVGLPLVVLQLYAYPLILVTVGVPLLLLSTALARRYTGFFRDWAAGVLDVEIPAPHRLPANRGPMTRVRTIATDPATWRDLAFLPVNAVTGVFLGILPVALLVGGVMGFLVPLLWLSGEAEGLEYTLVERDFPGSYVLAPLVAVLYLAAAWWAIPRAARLHATVARWLLAPSATAALTDRVRVLSDSRADTVDAQAAELRRIERDLHDGAQARLVALGLNLGMAEELLARDPLAAQELLAEARQSSTQALAELRDLVRGIHPPVLADRGLDGALRALALAHPLPVDVDLELAGRPEAPVESAAYFAVAETLTNVAKHSGATSAWVRVRHDGGRLALMVGDNGRGGAEAAEGGGLRGIERRLAAFDGTLVVASPVGGPTIVTVELPCELSSVKTSSSSGTA; encoded by the coding sequence ATGACCGACCACGACCTGGTGCGCGGGGCCCGCGCTCGGTTGATCCAAGCCGCGCTCGGCCTGGCGCGCGTGCCGCTCTGCCTGGTGGGGCTGCCCCTGGTAGTGCTCCAGCTCTACGCCTACCCGCTGATCCTGGTGACCGTCGGCGTGCCGCTGCTGCTGCTGTCCACCGCGCTGGCCCGCCGGTACACCGGCTTCTTCCGCGACTGGGCGGCCGGCGTGCTCGACGTGGAGATCCCGGCGCCCCACCGGCTGCCCGCCAACCGCGGCCCGATGACCAGGGTGCGCACCATCGCCACCGACCCGGCGACGTGGCGCGACCTGGCGTTCCTGCCGGTCAACGCGGTCACCGGCGTCTTCCTCGGCATCCTGCCGGTGGCGCTGCTGGTCGGCGGCGTGATGGGGTTCCTGGTCCCGCTGCTCTGGCTGTCCGGCGAGGCCGAGGGCCTGGAGTACACCCTCGTCGAACGCGACTTCCCCGGCAGCTACGTGCTCGCGCCGCTGGTCGCCGTGCTCTACCTGGCCGCGGCCTGGTGGGCGATACCCCGCGCCGCCCGGCTGCACGCCACCGTCGCCAGGTGGCTGCTCGCGCCGAGCGCCACCGCCGCGCTGACCGACCGGGTCCGGGTGCTCTCCGACTCGCGGGCCGACACGGTCGACGCGCAGGCCGCCGAGCTGCGCCGGATCGAGCGGGACCTGCACGACGGCGCGCAGGCCAGGCTGGTCGCGCTGGGCCTGAACCTCGGCATGGCCGAGGAGCTGCTGGCCCGCGACCCGCTGGCGGCGCAGGAGCTGCTGGCCGAGGCGCGCCAGTCGTCCACCCAGGCGCTGGCCGAGCTGCGGGACCTGGTGCGCGGCATCCACCCGCCGGTGCTGGCCGACCGGGGGCTGGACGGCGCGCTGCGCGCGTTGGCGCTGGCGCACCCGCTGCCGGTCGACGTGGACCTGGAGCTGGCCGGGCGGCCGGAGGCGCCGGTCGAGTCGGCGGCCTACTTCGCGGTGGCCGAGACGCTGACGAACGTCGCCAAGCACAGCGGCGCGACCAGCGCGTGGGTCCGGGTCCGGCACGACGGCGGCCGGCTGGCGCTGATGGTCGGCGACAACGGGCGCGGCGGCGCGGAGGCGGCCGAGGGTGGCGGGTTGCGCGGGATCGAGCGCAGGCTGGCGGCGTTCGACGGCACACTGGTCGTCGCGAGCCCGGTCGGCGGGCCGACCATCGTGACCGTGGAGCTGCCGTGCGAGTTGTCCTCGGTGAAGACCTCGTCCTCCTCCGGGACGGCCTGA
- the pqqD gene encoding pyrroloquinoline quinone biosynthesis peptide chaperone PqqD, producing the protein MTGLNAVPRLRRGVKTTYDRTRDSHVVLFPEGVLVLNETAAAVVGLCDGRTSVEGIARRLAESFDGVEADDVAELVGRLVARRVVDVDG; encoded by the coding sequence ATGACAGGGCTGAACGCGGTGCCGCGCCTGCGCCGGGGCGTGAAGACGACCTACGACCGGACCCGGGACAGCCACGTGGTGCTGTTCCCGGAAGGGGTGCTGGTGCTGAACGAGACCGCGGCGGCGGTGGTCGGGCTGTGCGACGGGCGGACGTCCGTCGAGGGCATCGCGCGCCGGCTGGCCGAGTCCTTCGACGGGGTGGAGGCGGACGACGTGGCCGAGCTGGTCGGGCGGCTGGTGGCGCGGCGGGTGGTGGACGTCGATGGCTGA
- a CDS encoding acetyl-CoA C-acetyltransferase, with amino-acid sequence MPEAVIVSAARSPIGRAGKGSLKDVRADDLTVQVLQAALAQVPQLDPDKDIDDLMLGCGLPGGEQGFNLGRVVSVLAGYDNLPGTTVTRYCASSVQTTRMALHAIKAGEGDVFISAGVETVSSFARGSSDSWPGTHNPAFADAEARTAAVAQSGASEWVDPRRNGQVPDIYVAMGQTAENLALTKGVTRQEMDEFGVRSQNLAEKAIANGFWAREITPITLPDGTVVSTDDGPRPGVTIEGVSGLKPVFRPDGRVTAANCCPLNDGAAALVIMSDVRAKELGITPLARIVSTGVSGLSPEIMGLGPVEASRRALALAGMSISDIDLVEINEAFAAQVIPSYRDLGVDLDRLNVNGGAIAVGHPFGMTGARITTTLINSLRFHDKQFGLETMCVGGGQGMAMVLERLS; translated from the coding sequence ATGCCTGAGGCCGTGATCGTCTCCGCCGCCCGGTCGCCCATCGGGCGCGCGGGCAAGGGCTCTCTCAAGGATGTGCGCGCCGACGACCTGACCGTGCAGGTCCTCCAGGCCGCGCTGGCGCAGGTCCCGCAGCTCGACCCCGACAAGGACATCGACGACCTGATGCTCGGCTGCGGCCTGCCCGGCGGCGAGCAGGGCTTCAACCTGGGCCGCGTGGTGTCCGTGCTGGCGGGGTACGACAACCTGCCCGGCACCACGGTCACCCGCTACTGCGCGTCCAGCGTGCAGACGACCCGGATGGCGCTGCACGCCATCAAGGCCGGCGAGGGCGACGTGTTCATCAGCGCCGGCGTGGAGACGGTGTCCAGCTTCGCGCGCGGGTCGTCCGACTCGTGGCCGGGCACGCACAACCCCGCGTTCGCCGACGCCGAGGCCCGCACCGCGGCCGTCGCCCAGTCGGGCGCCTCCGAGTGGGTCGACCCGCGGCGGAACGGGCAGGTGCCCGACATCTACGTCGCCATGGGCCAGACGGCGGAGAACCTGGCGCTGACCAAGGGCGTCACGCGGCAGGAGATGGACGAGTTCGGCGTGCGGTCGCAGAACCTCGCCGAGAAGGCCATCGCCAACGGCTTCTGGGCGCGCGAGATCACGCCGATCACCCTGCCGGACGGCACGGTCGTGTCGACCGACGACGGCCCGCGGCCGGGCGTGACGATCGAGGGCGTGTCCGGGCTCAAGCCGGTGTTCCGGCCGGACGGCCGGGTCACCGCGGCCAACTGCTGCCCGTTGAACGACGGCGCGGCGGCGTTGGTGATCATGAGCGACGTCAGGGCGAAGGAGCTCGGCATCACGCCGCTGGCGCGGATCGTGTCGACCGGCGTGTCCGGGCTGTCGCCGGAGATCATGGGCCTCGGGCCGGTCGAGGCGTCGCGGCGGGCGCTGGCGCTGGCCGGGATGTCGATCTCGGACATCGACCTGGTGGAGATCAACGAGGCGTTCGCGGCGCAGGTCATCCCGTCCTACCGGGACCTGGGCGTCGACCTGGACCGGCTGAACGTCAACGGCGGCGCGATCGCCGTGGGTCACCCGTTCGGGATGACCGGGGCGCGGATCACCACGACGCTGATCAACTCGCTGCGGTTCCACGACAAGCAGTTCGGCCTGGAGACCATGTGCGTCGGCGGCGGCCAGGGCATGGCGATGGTGCTGGAGCGGCTGAGCTGA
- the pqqB gene encoding pyrroloquinoline quinone biosynthesis protein PqqB, which produces MKVIVLGTAAGGGVPQWNCACGPCEAVRAGVLLARTQDALAITADNANWWLVNASPDLGAQLTATPALAPGPGPRDTPIRGVLLTDAELDHTLGLPILRNAPTLQVHAPANALRALSPTRATLDTYGEWSWHQVQPRQPFHLTGLEITAFPISGKHPRYATASPGPWVVAYRFRDPATNGVLLYAPCLASWPSNFSALVDEADVVLLDGTFHAPSEMGAATGKQLGQAAMGHLPITDSLAELRAHPSTRRIYTHLNNTNPVLDPTSPERAGITAAGVEVVADGTVIDV; this is translated from the coding sequence GTGAAGGTGATCGTGCTCGGCACGGCTGCCGGTGGTGGGGTGCCGCAGTGGAACTGCGCGTGCGGGCCCTGCGAGGCCGTGCGCGCCGGTGTCCTGCTCGCGCGCACCCAGGACGCGCTGGCCATCACCGCCGACAACGCGAACTGGTGGCTGGTCAACGCCTCACCCGACCTCGGCGCACAGCTCACCGCCACCCCCGCCCTGGCGCCCGGTCCCGGCCCGCGCGACACCCCGATCCGCGGCGTCCTGCTCACCGACGCCGAACTCGACCACACGCTCGGCCTCCCGATCCTCCGCAACGCGCCGACACTCCAGGTCCACGCCCCCGCCAACGCCCTGCGCGCCCTCTCCCCCACCCGCGCCACCCTCGACACCTACGGCGAGTGGTCCTGGCACCAGGTCCAACCCCGTCAACCGTTCCACCTCACCGGCCTGGAGATCACCGCCTTCCCGATCAGCGGCAAGCACCCCCGCTACGCCACCGCGTCACCCGGCCCCTGGGTGGTCGCCTACCGGTTCCGCGACCCGGCCACCAACGGCGTGCTGCTGTACGCGCCGTGCCTGGCGTCCTGGCCTTCGAACTTCAGCGCACTGGTCGACGAAGCCGACGTGGTGCTGCTGGACGGCACGTTCCACGCCCCCTCGGAGATGGGCGCGGCCACCGGCAAACAGCTCGGTCAGGCCGCGATGGGCCACCTGCCGATCACCGACAGCCTGGCCGAGCTGCGCGCCCACCCGTCGACCCGGCGGATCTACACCCACCTCAACAACACCAACCCGGTGCTGGACCCGACGTCGCCGGAGCGCGCCGGGATCACCGCGGCGGGCGTCGAGGTCGTCGCGGACGGCACGGTGATCGACGTCTGA
- a CDS encoding DUF885 family protein: MGTTAELADELLDLMFSLQPLGATIYGVPGYDHLLTDHRATTDEAARARALDIAERARALPADDDPVTRAVIVQQAGAVVDRIDSLGVEYTITDSFFAPAGELLSIMPTVVLSGPEAERAYLDRLAAIPEFLRRVAERHLAGSAAGRTPVRRLVEAAVAHLDRYLAADEDPLARPAGGEEFTAERERLLAEVVRPAFASYRDVIAGIEGRPDDRAGLGGLPGGADAYAALARVYTTTDRTPEELHRTGLDVMAALTEEYAELGRRVFGTSDVAEVLERMRTDPALRWTTEDELISAAREAVTRAEQAAPSWFGRLPEGHCEVEPVPAADAPGAPIAYYSPPSADGLRPGTYYANTHRVQERFRYQAEAIAFHEAVPGHHFQITLAQQLTELPMLRRVAQVTSYLEGWGLYTERLADEMGLYSDDVARLGMLALDSLRAGRLVVDTGLHAHGWSREQGVAYLRENTPMALVEVENEVDRYIAAPGQALAYMVGRLEILRIRSAAQEALGDRFDIREFHDVLLGGGPLPLAVLNEVVSEWTDRVTRR; this comes from the coding sequence ATGGGCACGACGGCGGAGTTGGCCGACGAACTGCTCGACCTGATGTTCTCGCTGCAGCCGTTGGGCGCGACGATCTACGGCGTCCCGGGGTACGACCACCTGCTCACCGACCACCGGGCCACCACCGACGAGGCGGCCCGGGCGCGGGCCCTGGACATCGCCGAACGGGCGCGCGCCCTGCCCGCGGACGACGACCCGGTGACGCGCGCGGTGATCGTCCAGCAGGCCGGCGCGGTGGTGGACCGGATCGACTCGCTCGGCGTCGAGTACACGATCACCGACTCGTTCTTCGCGCCGGCGGGCGAGCTGCTGTCGATCATGCCGACGGTCGTGCTGTCCGGCCCGGAGGCCGAGCGGGCCTACCTGGACCGGCTGGCCGCGATCCCCGAGTTCCTGCGCCGGGTCGCCGAGCGGCACCTCGCGGGCTCGGCGGCGGGCCGCACGCCGGTGCGCAGGCTGGTCGAGGCCGCCGTGGCGCACCTGGACCGCTACCTGGCCGCCGACGAGGACCCGCTGGCCCGACCGGCGGGCGGCGAGGAGTTCACCGCCGAGCGGGAGCGGCTGCTGGCCGAAGTGGTGCGGCCCGCGTTCGCCTCCTACCGCGACGTCATCGCGGGCATCGAGGGCAGGCCGGACGACCGGGCGGGCCTGGGCGGGCTGCCCGGCGGCGCGGACGCGTACGCGGCGCTGGCCCGCGTCTACACCACCACCGACCGCACGCCCGAGGAGCTGCACCGGACCGGCCTGGACGTGATGGCCGCGCTCACCGAGGAGTACGCCGAGCTGGGCCGGCGGGTGTTCGGCACGTCCGACGTGGCCGAGGTGCTGGAGCGGATGCGCACCGACCCGGCGCTGCGCTGGACCACCGAAGACGAGCTGATCTCGGCCGCCCGCGAGGCCGTGACCAGGGCCGAGCAGGCCGCGCCGAGCTGGTTCGGCCGGTTGCCCGAGGGGCACTGCGAGGTGGAGCCGGTGCCCGCGGCCGACGCGCCGGGCGCGCCGATCGCCTACTACTCGCCGCCGTCGGCGGACGGGCTGCGGCCCGGCACCTACTACGCGAACACGCACCGGGTGCAGGAGCGGTTCCGGTACCAGGCCGAGGCGATCGCGTTCCACGAGGCCGTGCCCGGCCACCACTTCCAGATCACGCTGGCGCAGCAGCTCACCGAGCTGCCGATGCTGCGCCGGGTCGCGCAGGTGACCTCGTACCTGGAGGGCTGGGGGCTCTACACCGAGCGGCTGGCCGACGAGATGGGCCTGTACTCCGACGACGTGGCCCGGCTGGGGATGCTCGCGCTGGACTCGCTGCGCGCCGGGCGGCTGGTGGTGGACACCGGGCTGCACGCGCACGGCTGGAGCCGCGAGCAGGGCGTGGCGTACCTGCGCGAGAACACGCCGATGGCGCTGGTCGAGGTGGAGAACGAGGTCGACCGGTACATCGCCGCGCCGGGCCAGGCGCTGGCGTACATGGTCGGCCGGTTGGAGATCCTGCGGATCCGGTCGGCGGCGCAGGAGGCGCTGGGCGACCGCTTCGACATCCGCGAGTTCCACGACGTGCTGCTGGGTGGCGGGCCGCTGCCGCTCGCGGTGCTGAACGAAGTCGTCTCGGAATGGACCGACCGGGTGACCAGGCGATAA
- a CDS encoding Bax inhibitor-1/YccA family protein has product MRTTSNPAFRNLPTSGGSGNYAGFGQPYEAQQHGGYQGPPPATGERPITIDDVVTKTATTLGVALVTGFISAWLVLSGQVAPFALAVPGMLVGLVLALIIIFKRTPSGPMVLAYSAAEGVFLGAITGVFEAIFPGIAWQAILGTFGVFAAMLVVYKTGAIRVTPRLTKWIIGATVGVVILMLGNLVMGLFGVNMGLRDGGTLAIVFSLVVIGIAAFSFLLDFEAANEMIRGALPAKYAWLAAFGLMTTLVWLYLEILRLLSYFQND; this is encoded by the coding sequence GTGCGTACCACCAGCAACCCCGCGTTCCGCAACCTGCCGACCAGCGGCGGTAGCGGTAACTACGCAGGCTTCGGCCAGCCCTACGAGGCGCAGCAGCACGGCGGCTACCAGGGCCCGCCGCCCGCCACCGGCGAGCGCCCGATCACGATCGACGACGTGGTGACCAAGACCGCCACCACGCTCGGCGTCGCCCTGGTCACCGGTTTCATCTCGGCGTGGCTGGTGCTCTCCGGCCAGGTCGCGCCGTTCGCGCTCGCGGTCCCCGGCATGCTCGTCGGCCTGGTCCTGGCGCTCATCATCATCTTCAAGCGCACGCCCAGCGGTCCGATGGTGCTCGCCTACTCGGCGGCTGAGGGCGTGTTCCTCGGCGCCATCACCGGCGTGTTCGAGGCGATCTTCCCCGGTATCGCCTGGCAGGCGATCCTCGGCACGTTCGGCGTGTTCGCCGCGATGCTCGTGGTCTACAAGACGGGTGCGATCCGGGTCACCCCGCGCCTGACCAAGTGGATCATCGGCGCCACCGTCGGCGTGGTCATCCTCATGCTGGGCAACCTGGTCATGGGCCTGTTCGGCGTGAACATGGGCCTGCGCGACGGCGGCACGCTGGCGATCGTGTTCAGCCTCGTCGTGATCGGCATCGCGGCGTTCAGCTTCCTGCTGGACTTCGAGGCGGCCAACGAGATGATCCGCGGCGCGCTGCCGGCGAAGTACGCCTGGCTGGCGGCGTTCGGCCTGATGACCACGCTCGTCTGGCTGTACCTGGAGATCCTGCGCCTGCTGTCGTACTTCCAGAACGACTAG
- the pqqE gene encoding pyrroloquinoline quinone biosynthesis protein PqqE: MADAPFGLLAELTHRCPLRCGYCSNPVELAARADELGTARWCSVFDEARALGVLQVHLSGGEPLVRRDLPELVAHASGLGCYVNLVTSGLGLTPDRLASLAGVDHVQLSVQGADEAGADLIAGVRAFEPKLRAARAVRDAGLPLTVNVVLHRLNLDRVEEVVALAERLGADRLELANTQYYGWALRNRAALLPTREQLARAGEVVAAAQARSGMEIVYVIADYHEAHPKPCMHGWGARQLTVAPNGDVLPCPAAGVIEGLGVENVKERSLADIWHSSAAFNAFRGFEWMRDPCRSCARREVDFGGCRCQAFQLTGDAAATDPVCTLSPDHGLVEAILAGAGAEVEHRAVVR; encoded by the coding sequence ATGGCTGACGCGCCGTTCGGGTTGCTGGCCGAGCTGACCCACCGGTGCCCGCTGCGCTGCGGGTACTGCTCCAATCCGGTGGAGCTGGCCGCGCGGGCCGACGAGCTGGGCACGGCGCGGTGGTGCTCGGTGTTCGACGAGGCGCGGGCGCTGGGGGTGCTGCAGGTCCACCTGTCCGGCGGTGAGCCGCTGGTGCGCAGGGACCTGCCGGAGCTGGTCGCGCACGCGTCCGGGTTGGGGTGCTACGTGAACCTGGTGACCAGCGGGCTCGGGTTGACGCCCGACCGGCTGGCGTCGCTGGCGGGGGTCGACCACGTGCAGCTGTCCGTGCAGGGCGCGGACGAGGCGGGCGCGGACCTGATCGCCGGGGTGAGGGCGTTCGAGCCGAAGCTGCGGGCCGCGCGGGCGGTCCGGGACGCCGGGCTGCCGCTGACCGTGAACGTGGTGCTGCACCGGCTCAACCTCGACCGGGTGGAGGAGGTCGTCGCGCTGGCGGAGCGGTTGGGGGCGGACCGGTTGGAGCTGGCCAACACCCAGTACTACGGCTGGGCGCTGCGCAACCGGGCGGCGCTGCTGCCGACCCGGGAGCAGCTGGCGCGGGCGGGGGAGGTGGTGGCGGCGGCGCAGGCGCGGTCGGGGATGGAGATCGTGTACGTGATCGCGGACTACCACGAGGCCCACCCGAAGCCGTGCATGCACGGGTGGGGTGCGCGGCAGTTGACCGTGGCGCCGAACGGCGACGTGCTGCCGTGCCCGGCGGCGGGGGTGATCGAGGGGTTGGGGGTGGAGAACGTGAAGGAGCGGTCGTTGGCGGACATCTGGCACTCGTCGGCCGCGTTCAACGCCTTCCGGGGCTTCGAGTGGATGCGCGACCCGTGCCGGTCTTGTGCGCGGAGGGAGGTGGACTTCGGGGGGTGCCGGTGCCAGGCGTTCCAGCTGACGGGTGACGCGGCGGCGACCGACCCGGTGTGCACGCTGTCGCCGGACCACGGGTTGGTGGAGGCGATCCTGGCCGGGGCGGGTGCGGAGGTCGAGCACCGGGCCGTGGTGCGGTGA
- a CDS encoding polysaccharide deacetylase has product MKRWGWLSTGVALALTLVVLAVLGAREPEPGFDVGDVAAPLPMAPRTTSSTGGEPALTVPAAASPPSWMRRMQPGEKPPQFVLFSFDGAASKPHWDRIMPLAERVGAHVTGLLSGVYLVADADRSDYTGPGHGRGLSSIGFGGTRADVALRIEYLNAAIDAGHEIGTHYNGHFCVGDEPNVGAWDTAQWNAELDQFFAIVEKARQQGFKLDPAAVRGGRTPCLEGVWEQAFPAMRGHGLAYDTSHVSLGVVWPSVQGGVWEFPMPEVRVPALGKQVVMMDFNLWYALNGAKDEPDRAGDYTRIVLDTYRSVYQAAFNGNRAPMVIGNHFNDWAGGAFTNAVEGFLGEVCAEPETVCATYTEVIQWMQLQDPVVLEQLRRMPAARN; this is encoded by the coding sequence GTGAAGCGATGGGGCTGGCTGAGCACGGGCGTCGCGCTGGCACTCACCCTCGTGGTGCTGGCCGTGCTGGGCGCCCGTGAACCCGAACCGGGCTTCGACGTGGGCGACGTGGCCGCGCCGCTGCCGATGGCGCCGCGCACGACGAGCAGCACCGGCGGCGAACCCGCGCTGACCGTGCCCGCCGCCGCCTCGCCGCCGTCGTGGATGCGCCGGATGCAGCCCGGCGAGAAGCCGCCCCAGTTCGTCCTCTTCTCGTTCGACGGCGCCGCGTCCAAACCGCACTGGGACCGGATCATGCCGCTGGCCGAGCGGGTGGGCGCGCACGTCACCGGCCTGCTGTCGGGCGTCTACCTGGTGGCCGACGCGGACCGGTCGGACTACACCGGGCCGGGTCACGGCCGGGGCCTGTCGTCCATCGGGTTCGGCGGCACGCGGGCGGACGTGGCGCTGCGGATCGAGTACCTGAACGCGGCCATCGACGCGGGCCACGAGATCGGCACCCACTACAACGGGCACTTCTGCGTCGGTGACGAGCCGAACGTCGGCGCCTGGGACACCGCCCAGTGGAACGCGGAGCTGGACCAGTTCTTCGCGATCGTGGAGAAGGCCAGGCAGCAGGGGTTCAAGCTGGACCCGGCGGCCGTGCGCGGCGGGCGGACGCCGTGCCTGGAGGGCGTGTGGGAGCAGGCGTTCCCGGCGATGCGCGGCCACGGCCTGGCCTACGACACCAGCCACGTCAGCCTGGGCGTGGTGTGGCCGTCCGTGCAGGGCGGGGTGTGGGAGTTCCCCATGCCCGAGGTGCGGGTGCCCGCGCTGGGCAAGCAGGTCGTGATGATGGACTTCAACCTCTGGTACGCGCTCAACGGCGCGAAGGACGAGCCCGACCGGGCCGGTGACTACACGCGGATCGTGCTGGACACGTACCGGTCGGTGTACCAGGCGGCGTTCAACGGCAACCGCGCGCCGATGGTGATCGGCAACCACTTCAACGACTGGGCGGGCGGCGCGTTCACCAACGCGGTGGAGGGGTTCCTCGGGGAGGTGTGCGCCGAGCCGGAGACGGTGTGCGCCACCTATACGGAGGTGATCCAGTGGATGCAGTTGCAGGATCCGGTGGTGCTGGAACAGTTGAGGCGCATGCCCGCGGCCAGGAACTGA